The nucleotide window ttttttagcttcaaatttttattttttttttgtgtttttgaatcattttgaagtgatattaaaaataaattttacaaaatgaaaagatattattttgatatatttccaagcaaaaaaacactttgaaaagtaacctcTATCACACTCCCAACAGGCacttaataatatgattttgaaataaattttgtacTCCAAGTTCTGTTTTCAcactttactatttttttaaagaacaataGCCACATTGTTTTGTAACACCTGTTAGTTCATGATCTGTAATCTACGACCATCATTTAAAAGCAATGTAGTCAAGAGGCGCTTGCCTAGGCAATCCAAGGTGAGCCCCAACACTTTTATTAGCCTCGGGCATTGGATTTCAATGAAGCACTGCCTAGGCGAGCACCTTGTGACTAGGTGTAAGGCATTAAGGCTAGTGTCTGCTTGAAGTTCTTCTTTATatgttggatttttcttttttaaaaaaaaactaatttatattttgacctatttatccatttttttaattgatatttaattttgctttttaatctatttggctactttttaaattatcttattttttaagggtgaaaaatataactttatatatgttatggtattttatattttcttttgattttctaatgatctaatcttaattggaaagatatatattttatatttatatattataatataatattacttttttttttaatttatcgcAAATCGCCTTGGTTCATTCAGATGAACTCCATTCACAGTTTCTCCAATACTAGCATTTGAAGCAGGCATTTAGcctaaaaagaacaaaactaagACTACTGAATAAAACATGCAGGAGATATTGAAtgaagaaaaaggcaaaaagatTTAAACCTCATGAGACAGATGAACATTAGAGGAAGCCAGATTTTTTAAATCAGGGACAGCAGCAGCTTCCGTCTTGGGTTCCTGTGCTGTGGATTCCATCCCATGAGCGTTGTCTGGCTGAATGTTTTCTACTGCATCCAGGTTGAGGGTTTTAGAAGTTTTTGATTTGCTGTTGTAGTCACCATTCAATACAACACCACTTTCAGCACTTGCCCTTTTCCTGATATGGGCATGTagcaaaaataaacacaagTTTCACGGGAAATGCAGTTATAGCAACAACTGCCAATTAAGCATTAGCAAAAAATACCATGTTCTCACCTGCGGTTATTGTGGCTAACTATCTGGGGAGAACTTTGCTTGTTGGAAAATAATATTCCACGTAGAAGCTTTCCATCTACAATAGTCTCAATGGTATATCCATGAGGAAGGCTTTCAGTAACTTTGGCTTGAAATGTCTTCTTCCCATGATCATGCTGTGTTTGATTTAACGGGAAATTTTCTCTGCCTGCAAATAAAAGCACAAATTTTGTTAGGTGTTCAACTCACATGAAACCAGGACAAAACTGTCCAAATTGCTAGTCTTACCATATTACCCCCTCTAAAGTGCTTAAATTTTAGCCAGCCATATATGCTTACTACATAATGATAAGAAAAAGGTCCCCCATTTTATTACATAACAGCAGTCTCTGAGTATCTGGACATGCTTAAATATTGGGTAATGGATACAAAAAATGGTTATGATGACTggaaaagaaagacaaaaggAAGTGaaccaaaaatttatttcaatcccATTGGCTGCAtcttaacaaagaaaaagaaattccaGGAGGGACAAGATCTAAAAAAGTTTTTCCACATTTTTTTCCTCTGTTTAAATAGCATAAAGATGCATTTTCCATTAGAACTAGAATATCATCAGGAGTCCTTCCTCCTGCTCCGTCTCCAAATTGGTCAGAGCATATTTCATAAATTGCATTTCCTTCAGGAGGACAATTTTAAATTCATCCTCGTCCACTTTCACATAAGAAACAGAATCACAACATCCCCAATTGTGCTTTTGAACTCACTCCCACTCCATatttcaaatgaaaagaaaagaaattatatcaTCTATTTTCATGGTCAATAAATCCTCAATGACGCTTTAGACCATTATGCAAGAAGTAAATAGCAGATAAAAGAAATTGCACACTGTCCCAACAAAGAGCAGACACTGAACTTATAGGACATTAAGATATTGCATTACAAGGAACACCATAGAAGATTTTCCAAGTACACAGATAATGCTAAAAGACCACCAATTTCCGATAGAGAATTCACcattttccaaaataaaaaaggccaCTGAAAGATTTATTAGATGAGCATCCAAATAAAAAGCTAGATGCATCTAGTCACGTTAAGTTCTATATTTGGACCGTGTAAATAACTCATACAAAAACTCATTGAGACTGATAAAAACTGAAATAATTGTCAAACAAGTAATACTACCAAGGCACTCTAAATCATTTTTTGGTGATTGCATGAGACCTCCAATTCTGTCTGGTTCAGATATGAAAAACTACCGGATTAATTTCATGAAAGGAAACTgtgataaataatataaaaagagagaaaatctaCTTTTTACCTGGTTGGGCATAACTCAAAAGGGTGTGGTGAAAGTCAGCATTTGTGTCAATTCGGACTAAAACTTTTTCATGCACAGAAGAATTAAGATTTTGTTCTTGGCACTTtagtttcaattgttttttcagAGATAACTTTTCCATACGCCATTCATCTTGCAGTCTTGTGAGacctacattttaaaaaatggatgagattaccaaaataaaataatgatctAGACTGATACAAGGGGTTTATAGAATAACAAAATTGCATAACAAAAGCATGCGAGAAACGTTagttcaagaaaaatataagagaatGTACCATACCTGTGTGTAAATAATACATATCTTCCAGTGCCTCAAGACTCTTATTGCAGCCACCAATGAACACAAGCACACCACCCTTCAGTGGATCCAAGCAGTCCCCAGCCACAGAAAATCTGGCAGAAGGTCCATCTCCAGTTGTCATCACCATGGTCCAAATGCCAGTTTCTGCCCCCATAACAAATGTAGATGTTTACAGCAATAAATAACGACAACTATATCAAGAACTTGAAGATACAATCCACTTGTATTTTCAAATCCAcaggaaaaacaagtaaaatgttGAAAATTTGGTGGATTTACAGGGAGAGGGAAGTGCATTTTTTCAACGTAACTAAAACTTTATCAACAATAGCATGATACATACCAACATTAAGCATGTGTAGGTCATCATATAGATTTTGAGCATCTGTAAATccaccaaaaacaaataaattcttgCCAAAAGAAACAGTAGAATGGCCAGCTCGAGGTGGCAACTTTTGGCCCGATGTGTTCAGCTCCTTCCAAGCAAGAGTTTCTAACAAAATACAAGAAAGCTAAAGAGTAGGTAACACATCCTTGcacaaaaatacaatttcaaattataattgaaattaatcatGTGCATATGTTTGAAagcaaatacatcaaaatttaCCTTCACATATGCACACACACAAATGCACATGTTCTGTGAGTGTGTGCggatatatatttatgtatgaTAATGAGCAGAACCTGTATCTAGGATGTGGACATCTGACAAATAATAATCATGCCCATCTTCACCACCAATCACAATGATTTTATCCCTCCAGGATGAGCAAGTATGGCTATCGCGGGCAGAAGGTGGAGTGCCTGTTGTTATTGCTTGTTTCCATACAAATGTCTCTACAAAAGTAGAAGGAAAATGAAGGACACAATGTCTTTAACCCTACGGCTGTGCACAACAATGTGCAAGAGAATAATAATTtactaaaataaatgaaaacttgTCCACTTTCAGAGCCCATCGAAAGAGTCTGAAAAGTcaataagttttagaaaaatcaaCTCAGTCCCCCATAACCCAACCCCTAAAACCCCCACCACATCGacgcaaaaaaaataaaaaataaaaaataaaaaataaaaaataatccttgGTAGTCCTGTATAGCATAGGAACTTGATGTATGCATAAATTGTAAACTAAACTAAAGCATGATCAAAACAAATCCTTGCTGACTAGCCTTATATGGAGAAAGTTACCTGTATTCAAGATGTAAAGATCATTGTAATAGATTTCATGACTATTATCTGAAGATT belongs to Populus nigra chromosome 18, ddPopNigr1.1, whole genome shotgun sequence and includes:
- the LOC133678664 gene encoding uncharacterized protein LOC133678664 isoform X4, with the protein product MDQGRGGDTLVIRLKEEDFSMFLVAMERITARPTKFMSLILTWSQPMLNGTLPVPRDSHSCTTVGENLYVFGGTDGMNPLKDLRILDTSSHTWISPNVRGDGPDAREGHSAALVGKRLFIFGGCGKSSDNSHEIYYNDLYILNTETFVWKQAITTGTPPSARDSHTCSSWRDKIIVIGGEDGHDYYLSDVHILDTETLAWKELNTSGQKLPPRAGHSTVSFGKNLFVFGGFTDAQNLYDDLHMLNVETGIWTMVMTTGDGPSARFSVAGDCLDPLKGGVLVFIGGCNKSLEALEDMYYLHTGLTRLQDEWRMEKLSLKKQLKLKCQEQNLNSSVHEKVLVRIDTNADFHHTLLSYAQPDRIGGLMQSPKNDLECLGRENFPLNQTQHDHGKKTFQAKVTESLPHGYTIETIVDGKLLRGILFSNKQSSPQIVSHNNRRKRASAESGVVLNGDYNSKSKTSKTLNLDAVENIQPDNAHGMESTAQEPKTEAAAVPDLKNLASSNVHLSHEVPPNAVPPATSTLNLNDDMTSDIGFLKEKSTAAEGPTTFSLNQVLFIIGNILNT
- the LOC133678664 gene encoding tip elongation aberrant protein 1-like isoform X3, producing MRWERVQQQLQQGVAIEELNGPRKRWGHTCNSIKGGRFLYVFGGYGKDNCQTNQVHVFDTVNQTWSQPMLNGTLPVPRDSHSCTTVGENLYVFGGTDGMNPLKDLRILDTSSHTWISPNVRGDGPDAREGHSAALVGKRLFIFGGCGKSSDNSHEIYYNDLYILNTETFVWKQAITTGTPPSARDSHTCSSWRDKIIVIGGEDGHDYYLSDVHILDTETLAWKELNTSGQKLPPRAGHSTVSFGKNLFVFGGFTDAQNLYDDLHMLNVETGIWTMVMTTGDGPSARFSVAGDCLDPLKGGVLVFIGGCNKSLEALEDMYYLHTGLTRLQDEWRMEKLSLKKQLKLKCQEQNLNSSVHEKVLVRIDTNADFHHTLLSYAQPGRENFPLNQTQHDHGKKTFQAKVTESLPHGYTIETIVDGKLLRGILFSNKQSSPQIVSHNNRRKRASAESGVVLNGDYNSKSKTSKTLNLDAVENIQPDNAHGMESTAQEPKTEAAAVPDLKNLASSNVHLSHEVPPNAVPPATSTLNLNDDMTSDIGFLKEKSTAAEGPTTFSLNQVLFIIGNILNT
- the LOC133678664 gene encoding uncharacterized protein LOC133678664 isoform X5 yields the protein MRWERVQQQLQQGVAIEELNGPRKRWGHTCNSIKGGRFLYVFGGYGKDNCQTNQVHVFDTVNQTWSQPMLNGTLPVPRDSHSCTTVGENLYVFGGTDGMNPLKDLRILDTSSHTWISPNVRGDGPDAREGHSAALVGKRLFIFGGCGKSSDNSHEIYYNDLYILNTETLAWKELNTSGQKLPPRAGHSTVSFGKNLFVFGGFTDAQNLYDDLHMLNVETGIWTMVMTTGDGPSARFSVAGDCLDPLKGGVLVFIGGCNKSLEALEDMYYLHTGLTRLQDEWRMEKLSLKKQLKLKCQEQNLNSSVHEKVLVRIDTNADFHHTLLSYAQPDRIGGLMQSPKNDLECLGRENFPLNQTQHDHGKKTFQAKVTESLPHGYTIETIVDGKLLRGILFSNKQSSPQIVSHNNRRKRASAESGVVLNGDYNSKSKTSKTLNLDAVENIQPDNAHGMESTAQEPKTEAAAVPDLKNLASSNVHLSHEVPPNAVPPATSTLNLNDDMTSDIGFLKEKSTAAEGPTTFSLNQVLFIIGNILNT
- the LOC133678664 gene encoding uncharacterized protein LOC133678664 isoform X1, coding for MRWERVQQQLQQGVAIEELNGPRKRWGHTCNSIKGGRFLYVFGGYGKDNCQTNQVHVFDTVNQTWSQPMLNGTLPVPRDSHSCTTVGENLYVFGGTDGMNPLKDLRILDTSSHTWISPNVRGDGPDAREGHSAALVGKRLFIFGGCGKSSDNSHEIYYNDLYILNTETFVWKQAITTGTPPSARDSHTCSSWRDKIIVIGGEDGHDYYLSDVHILDTETLAWKELNTSGQKLPPRAGHSTVSFGKNLFVFGGFTDAQNLYDDLHMLNVETGIWTMVMTTGDGPSARFSVAGDCLDPLKGGVLVFIGGCNKSLEALEDMYYLHTGLTRLQDEWRMEKLSLKKQLKLKCQEQNLNSSVHEKVLVRIDTNADFHHTLLSYAQPDRIGGLMQSPKNDLECLGRENFPLNQTQHDHGKKTFQAKVTESLPHGYTIETIVDGKLLRGILFSNKQSSPQIVSHNNRRKRASAESGVVLNGDYNSKSKTSKTLNLDAVENIQPDNAHGMESTAQEPKTEAAAVPDLKNLASSNVHLSHEVPPNAVPPATSTLNLNDDMTSDIGFLKEKSTAAEGPTTFSLNQVLFIIGNILNT
- the LOC133678664 gene encoding uncharacterized protein LOC133678664 isoform X2, whose translation is MRWERVQQQLQQGVAIEELNGPRKRWGHTCNSIKGGRFLYVFGGYGKDNCQTNQVHVFDTVNQTWSQPMLNGTLPVPRDSHSCTTVGENLYVFGGTDGMNPLKDLRILDTSSHTWISPNVRGDGPDAREGHSAALVGKRLFIFGGCGKSSDNSHEIYYNDLYILNTETFVWKQAITTGTPPSARDSHTCSSWRDKIIVIGGEDGHDYYLSDVHILDTETLAWKELNTSGQKLPPRAGHSTVSFGKNLFVFGGFTDAQNLYDDLHMLNVETGIWTMVMTTGDGPSARFSVAGDCLDPLKGGVLVFIGGCNKSLEALEDMYYLHTGLTRLQDEWRMEKLSLKKQLKLKCQEQNLNSSVHEKVLVRIDTNADFHHTLLSYAQPDRIGGLMQSPKNDLECLGRENFPLNQTQHDHGKKTFQAKVTESLPHGYTIETIVDGKLLRGILFSNKQSSPQIVSHNNRRKRASAESGVVLNGDYNSKSKTSKTLNLDAVENIQPDNAHGMESTAQEPKTEAAAVPDLKNLASSNVHLSHEVPPNAVPPATSTLNLNDDMTSDIGFLKEKSTAAEGPTTFSLNQGKEKT